The following proteins are encoded in a genomic region of Debaryomyces hansenii CBS767 chromosome G complete sequence:
- a CDS encoding DEHA2G13882p (weakly similar to uniprot|P01119 Saccharomyces cerevisiae YOR101W RAS1 GTPase involved in G-protein signaling in the adenylate cyclase activating pathway plays a role in cell proliferation), with amino-acid sequence MSTVKDSLDVLNRRYDICIIGEGNVGISSFLYSYIYRTYIDDTALEIEELLTKTVWRGSRSYDISILGGSATQEYYSSSRKQQIRNTTALIFAYSVADRQSFAELEDLFERTMFVRKDVPPFIIVGLRSDMDTERQVTYEEGYSLCKQLGGIKFQECSARDDVGIIEAFDPIIDAVLSIKYDKDKKKKGAIINKKGAKAKNASKATIPKAAVKLSKSTKNESRDEKKTEENEYRQSNLPLSTNTSSASESRTKNYSSLESKRGLQKQGCCTIT; translated from the coding sequence ATGTCTACTGTTAAGGACAGTTTGGATGTATTGAATAGGAGGTATGATATATGTATAATAGGAGAAGGGAATGTCGGgatatcttcatttttgTATTCATATATCTACAGGACATACATTGACGATACTGCTTTAGAAATTGAGGAATTGCTCACGAAAACAGTTTGGAGAGGATCACGGTCTTATGATATCTCGATATTGGGAGGATCAGCAACTCAGGAATATTACCTGAGTAGCAGAAAACAGCAAATCCGAAATACTACGGCGTTGATATTTGCTTATAGCGTAGCTGATAGACAGTCGTTTGCAGAGCTTGAAGATTTATTCGAAAGGACAATGTTCGTACGAAAAGATGTACCACctttcattattgttgGTTTGAGGTCAGATATGGATACCGAGAGACAGGTAACATACGAGGAAGGATACAGTTTGTGCAAGCAATTAGGAGGGATCAAATTTCAAGAGTGCAGTGCCAGGGATGATGTTGGTATTATAGAGGCATTCGATCCAATAATAGATGCTGTCTTGTCGATTAAATATGATAAAGacaaaaagaaaaaggGCGCAATCATAAACAAAAAGGGAGCCAAAGCAAAGAATGCATCAAAAGCAACGATTCCAAAAGCTGCTGTGAAGTTGAGCAAGTCAACGAAGAACGAATCTCGGGATGAGAAAAAAACTGAGGAAAACGAATATCGACAATCAAACCTACCATTATCAACTAACACATCCCTGGCATCAGAAAGTAGAACAAAGAACTATAGTCTGCTTGAATCTAAGAGAGGCTTACAAAAGCAAGGATGTTGCACTATTACATGA
- a CDS encoding DEHA2G13926p (similar to uniprot|P38164 Saccharomyces cerevisiae YBL104C), with the protein MSGSIVRTLNWDVGYEQRFLAVNPIGDEVLLYQTNHEDPSCESNDIKKVNNRPGFSNIQCSAYSYYDVGLTSVGQINGTVCIFDITSNNSSILKLRPKQSRPCNSLSFNNKGMVAAGFDKGRQDNSLQIWNIEHYSRNSNNDHIKRPTYSYIPNEAILSSTFYPDHDSNLLAGSYKFLREVDLRTDVPTFQMATKCTLGITIDHFQSHLFSSFSEDGSLAIWDRRKLNGNTSRSKTSSSSNVITETPVLQFNKLLSDSSRKNHGPCVRYSTVRRGEFSAVFNGDLIRRWHTGIIPQSKELQENKPKITKDNNVLQSLKRQSSQLYKASQESLFVSMVLDVKTDYERVISFDYSSDISSNTSTNFVCMRQSGSVFRMPVEECIESMDFNSYNEFSIAGPEGTLTKFLNDETLQDGTNMKKNSEILMNNELRDINQEDYSEEIDSTIDDDSVVANYGREENLIRYSREDEDFIPLNTFLYTSEVMMNDICSTIRRRSLLGYGIDCEKNIKVLEKFDGIDTQVFLKNTWKWLTLAKKSLDKGTMIAEGLDLGYQGVLGIWKGAAEINDQNRFRKDMGHITDQLFSHVVKTIVSSKGEKTASINISSNSEKKAQRKLCLIVSGWYLADSEFEEKLDLLISWGQYEKAAGWAVFHGNVEKAIEILASSKKERLRLMSTAVAGYLAYKSSNINSPWKDQCRKMASELDDPYLRAIFAFIADNDWWDVLDEHSLPLKERLGVALRFLSDKDLTVYLNRIADTVIAKGELEGLILTGITPKGIDLLQSYVDRTSDAQTAALISAFGCPRYFSDVRVNHWADCYRSLLNSWGMFSTRAKFDVARTKLSKNNAGQLTIKPAPKQVYLQCNKCNKNLSKPRTNNLGRNNASSSGNTGANTNNPSALLKQFNKMNLKKMKHNFKSCPHCGAPLPRCAVCLLTLGNPIPMDSRDRVNDDTTSGRIENNLREWFSFCLSCNHGSHVYHAEEWFSKHYVCPVPDCNCCCNSK; encoded by the coding sequence ATGAGTGGATCAATTGTAAGGACCCTCAACTGGGATGTTGGGTACGAACAAAGGTTTCTTGCTGTTAATCCAATTGGAGATGAAGTACTTCTTTATCAAACTAACCATGAAGATCCCTCATGTGAatctaatgatattaaGAAAGTTAATAATCGACCAGGATTCAGTAATATTCAATGCAGTGCATATTCGTATTACGACGTAGGTCTAACAAGTGTGGGCCAAATTAATGGCACTGTTTGCATATTTGATATAACGTCGAATAATTCGTCAATCTTGAAACTTCGACCTAAACAGAGTAGACCATGCAATTCGCtttcatttaataataaaggGATGGTGGCAGCAGGATTTGACAAAGGTAGACAAGATAATAGTTTGCAAATCTGGAATATAGAGCATTATTCGAgaaatagtaataatgacCACATCAAACGACCAACATATTCATATATCCCTAATGAAGCTATCTTATCGTCTACATTTTATCCTGATCACGATAGTAATTTATTAGCTGGTagttataaatttttaagAGAAGTGGATTTGCGTACAGATGTACCGACTTTCCAAATGGCAACCAAGTGTACATTGGGTATTACAATAGATCATTTTCAGTCACATTTGTTCCTGTCATTCAGTGAAGATGGGTCATTGGCCATTTGGGATAGAAGGAAATTGAATGGGAATACGTCAAGATCTAAGACTTCTCTGAGCAGCAACGTTATTACTGAAACGCCGGTGTTACAATTTAATAAGTTGCTAAGCGACTCTTCGAGGAAAAATCACGGCCCATGTGTTAGATATTCGACTGTTAGACGAGGTGAATTTTCAGCAGTGTTCAATGGAGATTTAATTAGAAGATGGCATACTGGGATAATACCTCAATCAAAAGAACTACAAGAGAATAAACCAAAGATCACGAAGGATAATAACGTATTGCAGTCGTTAAAAAGACAATCCTCGCAATTATACAAAGCTAGCCAAGAATCTCTCTTCGTGTCAATGGTATTAGATGTTAAAACTGACTACGAAAGAGTAATTTCCTTCGATTACTCGtctgatatttcttctaatacttcaacaaattttgTTTGCATGAGACAGTCAGGCTCTGTGTTTAGAATGCCAGTTGAAGAGTGTATTGAATCTATGGATTTCAattcatataatgaattctcAATTGCGGGACCGGAAGGAACCCTTACAAAgtttttgaatgatgaGACTCTTCAAGATGGTAcgaatatgaaaaaaaatagcgagattttgatgaataatgaattaagagatattaatcaagaagattattctgaagaaattgactCTACTATTGATGACGATAGTGTAGTTGCTAACTATGGAAGGGAAGAGAATTTGATTAGATACAGCAgagaagatgaagattttaTCCCTCTAAATACCTTTCTTTATACTTCCGAAGTTATGATGAATGACATATGTAGTACgattagaagaagatcgTTATTAGGCTATGGAATTGATTGTGAGAAAAATATCAAAGTCTTGGAAAAATTCGACGGTATAGATACCCAGGTATTTTTAAAGAACACCTGGAAATGGCTCACCTTGGCTAAGAAGTCTCTTGATAAAGGAACAATGATAGCGGAAGGTTTGGATTTAGGGTATCAAGGTGTATTGGGAATTTGGAAGGGTGCTGCTGAAATTAATGATCAAAACAGGTTTCGGAAAGATATGGGTCATATAACAGATCAATTATTCTCTCACGTAGTTAAGACAATAGTATCGTCAAAGGGGGAGAAAACAGCCAGcataaatatttcaagtaACAGTGAAAAGAAAGCCCAAAGAAAACTATGCTTGATAGTATCAGGTTGGTATTTGGCAGAttctgaatttgaagaaaaattagatCTCTTGATTTCGTGGGGTCAATATGAAAAGGCTGCTGGATGGGCAGTCTTTCACGGAAATGTGGAAAAGgctattgaaatattagCATCGTCTAAAAAGGAAAGGTTAAGATTAATGTCTACAGCAGTTGCTGGTTATTTAGCATATAAGAGCTCTAACATTAATAGTCCATGGAAAGACCAGTGCCGTAAAATGGCCTCAGAATTAGACGACCCTTACTTGAGGGCAATTTTTGCATTTATAGCTGATAATGACTGGTGGGATGTTTTGGATGAACACTCATTACCTTTGAAAGAAAGGCTTGGGGTTGCTCTTCGATTTCTATCGGACAAAGATTTGACggtttatttgaatagaaTTGCTGATACCGTTATCGCCAAAGGTGAATTGGAGGGATTGATATTGACAGGTATAACTCCTAAGGGGATCGATTTGTTGCAATCATACGTTGATAGAACTAGTGATGCGCAAACTGCAGCATTAATATCGGCTTTTGGATGTCCACGATATTTCAGCGATGTAAGAGTGAATCACTGGGCCGATTGTTATCGATCCTTGCTCAACAGTTGGGGCATGTTTAGTACCAGAGCTAAATTCGACGTTGCCCGTACAAAACTCTCCAAAAATAATGCGGGTCAGTTAACTATCAAGCCAGCTCCAAAGCAAGTATATCTACAATGTAACAAGTGTAACAAGAACCTATCGAAGCCAAGAACAAATAACTTGGGCCGAAATAATGCATCCTCGAGTGGTAATACCGGGGCCAACACGAATAATCCTTCTGCCCTCCTCaaacaatttaataaaatgaatCTTAAGAAGATGAAACACAACTTTAAATCATGTCCCCATTGTGGTGCCCCATTGCCTAGATGTGCTGTTTGTCTACTTACTCTAGGGAATCCCATTCCTATGGACTCGAGAGATCGAGTAAACGATGATACTACCAGtggaagaattgaaaataaccTTAGAGAATGGTTCAGTTTTTGCTTGAGCTGTAACCATGGGTCGCACGTATACCACGCAGAAGAATGGTTCTCGAAGCATTATGTTTGTCCGGTCCCTGACTGtaattgttgttgtaaTAGTAAATAG
- a CDS encoding DEHA2G13904p (similar to uniprot|P24583 Saccharomyces cerevisiae YBL105C PKC1 Protein Kinase C) has protein sequence MTEPKNQQVLHDINGKIEREKKLIQGFQALKRNTDNGEVIQRCNNQIRETQSNIDYLQKTLSKLSLQKSEAESRTKEESNESGKKPVYSRFDLIKYDCPSLGHRISYMLQQLQFKLQVENQYREANEKISHLYRLDGDKSSSIVADTGRLESDQRIQLLNKSLKRYQDMHIDVEDVTRDMEIMNTPKYASKAFSGKLNISVTCIRDIDHIASPTFSKRPESVVSIKIDDVERAKTRGTRSGKWNEEFHIDIDKGNEIEFSVYDKSGSVLVPVAVTWALLSDISEEIRKKKVAQEVGSEGWVLASNLPNNNSKQHNDNYPSGSEFGATSNTTSTFNGSPKNYNSNIPSNMDSPVSGETKQVQINTWLSLEPVGQVLVSVSLDKSNQAGNRQFMGALGRHGAIREKKEEVFKQHGHQFVQKQFYNIMCCAFCGEFLRYTGFQCQDCKFLCHKKCFQKVVTKCISKSSNDLDPDEAKLNHRIPHRFDPVTNHGTKWCCHCGYILPWGRKNVRKCSECGVMCHAHCTHLVPDFCGMSMEMANKILTTIKSTRTPGKPLPPPPAAPLADQPNASSEASKFSSSTSDSKSDTLQNISDDEQEKYYASRLPTETKNQFQKPIESQYKPTGRRPPPNDLSKESTNDLDQEKSESYDHDYTFMSSKSEEMKHGDLDIPESRGTKESNEPNEPTDMQIDNPFANPIENDKSHFDNFDYNNNNKIMVPEIPQKPEHKEPQADYQTQQKSEVPQSKGAVPHKPKRRRRKIGLDDFQFLAVLGKGNFGKVMLAESRHTQNLCAIKVLKKDFIVENDEADSVTSEKRVFLTANKEMHPFLLNLHCCFQTENRIYFVMEYISGGDLMWHIQKSRFSAKRAKFYACEVLLALKYFHDNGIVYRDLKLDNILLTTKGHIKIADYGLCKENMWHKSTTGTFCGTPVFMAPEIIAGKQYERSVDWWAFGVLLFQMLLCQSPFKGDDDDEVFNAIEHDDVKYPISMPRQTVLVLQALLTKDPANRLGSGERDAEEIMEHSYFQDVNFDDILNCRIQAPYLPEVSSEHDYSNFDQEFTSETPRLTPVETVLTSEMQEQFRGFSHISDDAAI, from the coding sequence ATGACGGAGCCTAAGAACCAACAGGTTTTACATGATATCAATggtaaaattgaaagagaaaagaaaCTTATCCAAGGGTTCCAAGCTTTGAAACGAAATACGGATAATGGCGAGGTAATTCAAAGATGTAATAACCAAATAAGAGAGACACAGTCTAATATAGATTACCTTCAGAAAACATTGTCTAAACTTTCTTTACAGAAAAGTGAGGCTGAACTGCGGACGAAGGAAGAATCAAATGAATCGGGTAAAAAACCTGTATATTCAAGGTTTGATTTAATCAAGTATGATTGCCCTTCGCTTGGGCATAGGATTCTGTACATGTTGCAGCAGTTGCAATTCAAATTACAGGTGGAAAACCAGTATAGAGAAGCCAACGAAAAGATTTCTCATTTATACAGATTAGATGGTGATAAATCGAGTAGTATTGTTGCTGACACTGGCCGCTTAGAGAGTGATCAAAGGATCCAATTACTTAACAAGTCGTTAAAAAGATACCAGGACATGCACATTGACGTCGAAGATGTGACTCGTGATATGGAGATTATGAATACTCCGAAATATGCGAGTAAGGCATTTAGTGGTAAATTAAACATTAGCGTTACTTGTATCAGGGATATTGATCATATTGCTTCCCcaactttttcaaagagACCAGAGTCCGTTGTTTCtatcaaaattgatgaCGTTGAAAGGGCCAAGACTCGTGGTACACGTTCAGGTAAATggaatgaagaatttcatATTGACATTGATAAGGGAAACGAAATTGAGTTTTCTGTGTATGATAAGTCTGGTTCAGTCTTAGTGCCAGTAGCTGTTACATGGGCATTGCTTTCTGACATATCTGAAGAGATCCGTAAGAAAAAGGTTGCTCAAGAAGTAGGGAGTGAAGGCTGGGTGTTAGCTTCTAACTTGCCAAATAACAATAGCAAGCAGCACAATGATAATTATCCCTCTGGCTCAGAGTTCGGAGCAACTTCAAATACAACATCTACATTTAATGGTAGCCCTAAGAATTACAATTCCAACATTCCTAGTAATATGGACTCGCCTGTTTCTGGTGAGACGAAGCAAGTTCAAATTAATACGTGGTTAAGTTTGGAGCCAGTAGGTCAAGTTCTTGTTAGCGTAAGCTTAGATAAATCAAACCAAGCAGGGAACAGACAATTTATGGGAGCCCTTGGTCGTCATGGTGCTATTCGTgagaaaaaagaagaagtattCAAACAACATGGACATCAGTTTGTTCAAAAACaattctataatattatGTGCTGTGCATTTTGTGGAGAGTTTTTACGTTACACTGGATTTCAATGTCAAGATTGTAAGTTTCTTTGTCACAAAAAatgttttcaaaaagtGGTTACAAAATGTATTTCTAAATCAAGTAATGATCTTGATCCAGATGAGGCGAAATTAAATCACCGCATTCCACATAGATTTGATCCTGTTACCAATCATGGTACAAAATGGTGTTGCCATTGTGGTTATATCTTGCCATGGGGACGTAAAAATGTCCGTAAATGTTCCGAATGTGGTGTTATGTGTCATGCTCATTGTACACATTTGGTTCCAGACTTCTGTGGTATGTCTATGGAGATGGCAAACAAAATTCTCACTACTATAAAATCAACAAGAACTCCTGGTAAGCCATTACCACCACCTCCGGCTGCTCCTCTTGCTGATCAACCGAATGCATCATCTGAGgcatcaaaattttcaagctCGACATCAGATTCTAAATCAGATACTTTACAGAATATTTCCGATGATGAGCAAGAGAAATATTACGCCTCAAGATTACCAACTGAAACTaaaaatcaattccaaaaacCAATAGAATCGCAATATAAACCAACTGGTAGACGTCCACCACCAAATGATCTCTCTAAGGAATCTACTAATGACTtagatcaagaaaaatcaGAATCATATGACCATGACTACACTTTCATGTCCTCGAAATCGGAAGAAATGAAACATGGCGATCTAGACATTCCAGAATCTAGAGGAACGAAGGAATCTAATGAGCCTAATGAGCCAACTGATATGCAAATTGATAACCCATTTGCAAACCCAATCGAGAATGATAAGTCCCACTTCGATAATTTCGactataataataataataaaattatgGTGCCAGAGATTCCTCAAAAACCAGAACATAAAGAACCTCAGGCAGATTATCAAACTCAACAAAAGTCTGAAGTACCCCAATCAAAAGGAGCTGTACCACACAAGCCAAAGCGTCGTAGAAGAAAGATCGGCTTGGACgattttcaattccttgCAGTGCTCGGTAAAGGTAATTTTGGTAAAGTCATGCTAGCTGAGTCAAGACACACACAGAATTTATGTGCTATTAAAGTCTTAAAGAAGGATTTTATTGTGGAGAATGATGAGGCTGATAGTGTCACTTCTGAAAAGAGAGTATTTTTGACAGCTAATAAAGAAATGCATccatttttattgaatttgcaTTGCTGTTTCCAAACTGAAAATCgtatatattttgttaTGGAATATATTTCAGGTGGTGACTTGATGTGGcatattcaaaaatctCGGTTCTCTGCAAAGAGGGCCAAGTTCTATGCCTGTGAAGTCTTGCTTGCTTTAAAGTATTTCCATGACAACGGTATTGTCTATCGTGATTTAAAATTGGATAATATCTTATTGACTACGAAGGGCCATATAAAGATTGCTGACTATGGTTTATGTAAAGAGAATATGTGGCATAAAAGTACTACTGGTACGTTCTGTGGTACTCCTGTATTTATGGCACCTGAAATCATTGCTGGAAAACAATACGAAAGAAGCGTTGATTGGTGGGCATTTGGTGTCTTATTATTCCAAATGTTGTTATGTCAATCGCCATTTAAGGgtgacgatgatgatgaagttTTCAATGCTATTGAGCACGATGATGTGAAATACCCAATTAGTATGCCTCGTCAAACTGTATTGGTATTGCAAGCCTTGTTGACAAAAGACCCTGCTAACCGTCTTGGTAGTGGTGAAAGAGATGCAGAAGAAATCATGGAACATTCATATTTCCAAGATGtcaattttgatgatatattgaattgtCGTATCCAAGCACCATATTTGCCTGAAGTTTCGTCGGAACATGATTATTCGAACTTTGACCAAGAATTCACTTCTGAAACCCCAAGACTAACACCAGTGGAGACTGTTCTTACATCTGAAATGCAAGAGCAATTCCGTGGTTTCTCGCACATTTCCGATGATGCGGCCATCTAA